TTTCAAGCAATGCGACCTTTTCTGCATCAATACAATCAGGACGGGTCCCCACTGAGAAGCCAACAACATCTTCACTGTTAATAGACAATGCTTCATCGTACATCATTTTCAGATAATGTACAGGTGCATAAGTGTTGGTATTGGGCTGAAAATAGACAATGAATTTATCCGCCTTATAAAAGCCTTTCCCACGCTCCATCCCCTGCTCCAGCTGTTCCCTGATGGTAGGTAACTTTCTGGAAAGCTCTGGTGTAAAAGAATCTACATTACAATAAGTACATCCTCCATAGCCTTTGCTGCCATCACGGTTCGGACAGGTAAACCCGCCGTCAACAATCACTTTGAACACACGCTGTCCTTTATACTTCTCCTTAAGGTGAGTACCGTAATTATTATAACCTTTTATGCCTGAATCTAATGGAGTTCCCAAATTGCTTATTTTTATTTTTTTGCAAAAATACACCTTTTAATTTAAAGTTCAAGCCACAGGAAAGCAACATCTGGAGGAAAAGACCTGCTTCAGCTATTTAATCAAAGCCGGCAAATTCTCATTTTTGCCACCCTTAATAAACTCATTATAACTTTTCTTAATATAAATGATCATTTCATAATCAGACATTTCTTCTGCCTGGGTACGTGATGGCCTGTATTTATTAACAAACTGTTGAAGTGCATCCCCTTTTAAAGAGGTAATACGGGAAATCTTTGATTTTGAGAATACTTTATCCACATAATTATTATCCTCACTGGCCAGCAATGACTTTTGCAGTCTCGATGTCGGATTTTTATCCTTGCCCAGTAAATTAATAAATTGCAGCACATCAATACCAGCTATGGCAGCTGTGCTATAGGTATTCACATTCCGGTCAGCGAAACGCGGAGACCTGACATATCCCGATTTTGAAATCAGTATATTCTGTATTTTCGGCTTCCTGTAGGCAAATACAGACCGAAAATCCTGCCTGTTTCGCAAAGAATCAAACTCATATTTATTTTTAGCCTCTATTTTCACTTCCTGCAAAATAAGAGGAACCGGGTCAAGGGGAACGATAATATTTCCTTTATCAGACTTCAGTGTAAAATAATAAGTAACGTAATTTGCACGGCTAACCTTAACCACATCTCCCGTATTAATATTCGAAAGGCCAAAATCACCTTTAAGGTTAGTAAAGACAATTCCGTAACTCGTTGTAATGGTAGCATTTTCAATCGGCATCCGGGTGTCTTTATCAATAACAGTACCCGTTATCCGCTGTGCAAAAAGATGATAAGAAGAAAAAACAAACACTAAAGTCCATATAAATTTCATGCCTGCTGATTTAGGAAGATGTAAATAATATTATCATCTAAATTTAAGCAACTTCTAAATATTTTAGCGCACAAAACGACATTAATACCAAAAAACTTAATCCGGGATGACAATGATCCTGATCAGACCGGATTAAGTTTTTTGGTATAACTTATTGAATACCCTCTTTAGGTTTAGAAAAGTAATAGACAGGTATACCCGCAAGCATAATTAACACTCCCCAGCCGCAAGTACTAAACTTGGTTATCAGCAAGGCGACACAGATCGCTGCAGCAACGATCATATACAAAGCAGGTAAAACCGGATAACCAAAGGCTTTATAAGGACGAACAGTATCAGGTTGTTTTTTTCTTAAGATAAAAATTCCGTAAATAGTCAGAATATAAAAGATCATGACAATGATGACCACATAATCCAGTAAGTCCCCGTATTTCCCGGTCAGACACAGAAAAGACGCCCAGATACACTGGAACCACAAAGCCCACCCCGGTACACTGGATTTATTCAGTTCAGCTGCTTTCTTAAAAAACAGCCCATCCTTAGCCATGGTATAATAAACCCTTGCCCCGGCCATAATTAAACCATTATTACAGGCAAAAGTAGAAATCATGATCATAACTGCAATAGTTATCGTACCTACATCTCCAAAAATATATTGAGCGGCAGCCACCGCAACACGGTCAGATTTTGCAAAAGCAATCTCATTTAAAGGCATTACAGAGATATACATCAGATTTGCAGAAATATAAATTACACTCACAATGAAAGTTCCGAAAAACAAACTCAGTCCTACATTACGCTCAGGTTTTTTGATCTCGCCGGCAATAAAAGTTACGCCAACCCAGGCATCACTTGAAAACAGAGATCCTACCATTGCAGCCGCAATTCCCGAAAGCAGGGCAGTACCACCAATAGATACCCATGAACCATGCTGGGCATCAAACGCTCTTGTATTCCAGGCATCCGCCCAGTTTGCGTTCCAGACTTCAGTATTTGCAGCAATCAAAAACCCTCCGACAATTAATCCCAGTAAAGAGAATATCTTGATGATGGTCAGAAAGGTCTGCAGCATTTTACTATCCTTCACTCCACGGCTATTGATGTAAGTCAGCAGAATAATGGTCACAATAGAAACCAGCTGAGCCGCATTCAAATGAAAAGACCCTATACTATATAATATATTGGTATCACTTAAAGGTTCATAGAGATAGGCTGCAAATTTAGAAAAAGCTACTCCTACTGCTGCAATTGTCCCCGTCTGTATCACAGCAAAGAAACTCCACCCGTATAAAAATGCGATCAGTTTATTATAAGCTTCTTTAAGATATACATACTGTCCGCCAGCTTTAGGAAACATGGCACTCAGTTCGCCATAGCTAACCGCAGCAACTACAGTCACCAGTCCGGTCAGTACCCAGATCAGGATGAGCCAGCCGGCAGAGCCTACCTGTCTTGCAATATCAGCACTTACTATAAATATACCAGAGCCGATCATGGAGCCTACAACAAGCATGG
This portion of the Pedobacter lusitanus genome encodes:
- a CDS encoding APC family permease codes for the protein MNKEIQDSSFKRELGLLDGTMLVVGSMIGSGIFIVSADIARQVGSAGWLILIWVLTGLVTVVAAVSYGELSAMFPKAGGQYVYLKEAYNKLIAFLYGWSFFAVIQTGTIAAVGVAFSKFAAYLYEPLSDTNILYSIGSFHLNAAQLVSIVTIILLTYINSRGVKDSKMLQTFLTIIKIFSLLGLIVGGFLIAANTEVWNANWADAWNTRAFDAQHGSWVSIGGTALLSGIAAAMVGSLFSSDAWVGVTFIAGEIKKPERNVGLSLFFGTFIVSVIYISANLMYISVMPLNEIAFAKSDRVAVAAAQYIFGDVGTITIAVMIMISTFACNNGLIMAGARVYYTMAKDGLFFKKAAELNKSSVPGWALWFQCIWASFLCLTGKYGDLLDYVVIIVMIFYILTIYGIFILRKKQPDTVRPYKAFGYPVLPALYMIVAAAICVALLITKFSTCGWGVLIMLAGIPVYYFSKPKEGIQ